A single Neoarius graeffei isolate fNeoGra1 chromosome 23, fNeoGra1.pri, whole genome shotgun sequence DNA region contains:
- the LOC132871716 gene encoding uncharacterized protein LOC132871716, giving the protein MMFEEVKASGSEINSTLEIGAEVSLASANEANVNVRQEETEDMEATCSVVRRRQHSSPSNVTVSAKKQKGMPKLQPEFVSNVDVLAAIQNLTALVEDFGAQLKQNNIMIANVAKAAEFNAANIKEGQEKTKVLENAVRELQKENLELKEKTEELERYQRRWNLRLNGLPETEGENTRQEVAELIARMIPEWSHKMDIILDTVHRLGKPKPGKTHQIILQFTSRTHHDALWKQAKDDRVCAERKVRFKEDLTKAGRNARNALWPKIERARQQGMKAFFRGPFGFINGQCIQE; this is encoded by the coding sequence ATGATGTTCGAAGAAGTTAAAGCCTCGGGAAGTGAAATAAATTCGACGCTGGAAATAGGGGCCGAGGTGAGCCTAGCATCGGCTAACGAAGCTAACGTTAACGTTCGCCAAGAAGAAACAGAGGATATGGAGGCAACTTGCTCTGTGGTAAGAAGAAGACAACACAGCTCTCCATCTAATGTCACTGTCTCTGCTAAGAAACAGAAGGGAATGCCGAAACTACAGCCGGAATTCGTGTCTAATGTGGACGTCCTAGCTGCTATCCAGAACTTAACGGCATTAGTAGAGGACTTCGGTGCACAGCTAAAACAGAACAACATCATGATAGCTAACGTCGCAAAGGCAGCGGAGTTTAATGCTGCGAACATCAAAGAGGGACAAGAAAAGACTAAAGTGCTTGAAAATGCGGTGCGGGAGCTTCAGAAGGAGAATTTGGAGCTGAAAGAAAAAACTGAGGAATTGGAGCGATATCAAAGAAGATGGAACCTCCGTCTAAATGGGCTCCCCGAAACTGAGGGCGAGAATACCCGGCAGGAGGTAGCAGAGCTAATAGCAAGGATGATACCAGAATGGTCACACAAAATGGACATAATTCTGGACACTGTTCACAGACTGGGGAAACCGAAACCAGGAAAGACTCATCAGATCATCTTACAATTCACCTCAAGAACCCACCACGACGCACTTTGGAAACAAGCGAAGGACGACAGGGTATGCGCCGAGAGGAAGGTACGCTTCAAAGAGGACCTCACCAAAGCGGGACGAAATGCTCGCAACGCGCTCTGGCCAAAGATTGAAAGAGCGAGACAGCAGGGAATGAAGGCATTCTTCAGAGGACCCTTCGGATTCATCAATGGACAATGCATTCAGGAATAG